One Bufo gargarizans isolate SCDJY-AF-19 chromosome 3, ASM1485885v1, whole genome shotgun sequence DNA segment encodes these proteins:
- the MAP3K7CL gene encoding MAP3K7 C-terminal-like protein isoform X2 → MQVFKQHCRIAEEYHQVKREIELLEERKKELMARLDQFEKQNTDPAHLAQQYEDLSKENQSLSLAHSRCKEQLEKLRIQYQKQQGSS, encoded by the exons ATGCAGGTGTTCAAACAGCACTGTAGAATTGCAGAGGAATACCACCAAGTGAAGAGGGAGATTGAACTTCTGGAGGAAAGGAA AAAAGAGTTGATGGCTAGGCTGGATCAGTTTGAGAAGCAAAACACAGACCCCGCTCACTTAGCGCAACAATATGAGGACCTCAGTAAAGAGAATCAGAGCCTTAGCCTGGCTCATTCCCGATGTAAAGAGCAATTAGAAAAACTGAGGATACAGTACCAGAAACAGCAGGGCTCGTCCTAA